A region of Takifugu rubripes chromosome 6, fTakRub1.2, whole genome shotgun sequence DNA encodes the following proteins:
- the rasgrf2a gene encoding ras-specific guanine nucleotide-releasing factor 2 isoform X1: MQKGVRYNEGHALYLSVVARKEGTKRGALSKKTTENGRWADKYFALYQNVLFYFENDQSTRPSGIYLLEGCTCERAPAPKVSALSKEPMEKQQHYFLIIFGHDGQKPLELRTEEEADCNEWVEYIQQASYSDIIIEREILMQKYIHLVQIMETEKVAANQLRTQLEDQETEIERLKAEIVVLNKTKERLQPYQGNQEEEDPDIKKIKKVQSFMRGWLCRRKWKIIVQDYICSPHAESMRKRNQIVFNMVEAETEYVHQLSILVNCFLRPLRMAASSKKPPISHDDVSSIFLNSETIMFLHEIFHQGLNARIANWPTLVLADLFDILLPMLNIYQEFVRNHQYSLQVLANCKQNRDFDKLLKQYESNAACEGRMLETFLTYPMFQFFQFQIPRYIITLHELLAHTPHEHVERKSLEFAKSKLEELSKMMHDEVSDTENIRKNLAIERTIVEGCDILLDTSQTFVRQGSLIQLPSSSERGVLSKVRLGSLSLRKEGERQCFLFTKHFLICTRTSGGKLHLLKQGGTLSLIECTLIEELDASDEDYNAAGQGFSHLEFKIVVEPPDGQAFSVVLLAPSRQEKAAWTSDISQCIDNIRCNGLMTSVFEENSKVSVPHMIKSDARLHKDDVDICFSKTLNSCKVPQIRYASVERLLERLTDLRFLSIDFLNTFLHTYRIFTTAAVVIDKLTDIYKKPFTSIPVRVEQHSCDRLSITSLCPDYSLKITQLAVDQSKSLELFFATNQSSWGTDPLNNKSPRLCRKFSSPPPLSIPSRTSSPVHCRKLSLSSPIGGKAGALDLSTTPSSSAANSPTSSHSPSISSPPPGSTRPPSALSSPPPTATRSPSLPQASGGSSLTPICTKAPLDLSRGPSSPELSPAAGEDVSGELPRLDAFCGKLRRSIRRAVLETVSLDKFIPESPSASSEPGDMSPCRSPSTPRHLRYRQAGVTSGENPRCTMSPASAFAIATAAAGHSSSQGFSNSERTCDKEFIIRRAATNRVLNVLRHWVSKHSQDFETNGELKLGVIGLLEEVLRDPDLLPQERKATTNILSALSQEEQDDAQLKIEDILQMKSSPLLHFIVTESPKAECFESLSAMELAEQITLLDHIVFRSIPYEEFLGQGWMKVDKSERTPYIMKTSQHFNDMSNLVASQIMTHTDVGSRAGSIEKWLAVADICRCLNNYNGVLEITSALNRSAIYRLKKTWAKVCKQTKALMDRLQKTVSSEGRFKNLRETLKNCNPPCVPYLGMYLTDLAFIEEGTPNFTEEGLVNFSKMRMICHIIREIRQFQQAPYRIEHQPKVTQFLLDKTLVMDEDTLYELSLKIEPRVPPG, translated from the exons ATGCAGAAGGGGGTTCGATACAATGAGGGCCACGCTCTGTATCTGTCGGTGGTTGCGCGTAAAGAGGGCACGAAGCGCGGCGCCCTGAGTAAGAAGACCACCGAGAACGGCCGCTGGGCCGACAAGTACTTCGCCCTCTACCAGAACGTGCTCTTTTATTTCGAGAACGACCAGAGCACGAGACCCTCCGGGATTTACCTGCTCGAGGGATGCACGTGCGAGCGGGCACCGGCGCCCAAAGTCTCCGCCCTCAGCAAGGAGCCAatggagaagcagcag CACTACTTCCTGATCATTTTTGGCCACGATGGACAGAAACCTCTGGAGCTGCgcacagaggaagaggcagacTGCAACGAGTGGGTGGAATACATCCAGCAGGCcag TTACTCCGACATCATCATCGAGCGTGAGATCCTCATGCAGAAGTACATCCACCTGGTCCAGATCATGGAGACAGAGAAGGTGGCAGCCAATCAGCTTCGAACCCAACTGGAAGACCAGGAAACTGAGATCGAGAGACTCAAAGCTGAA ATTGTGGTGTTGAACAAAACTAAGGAGAGGTTGCAGCCGTACCAGGgcaaccaggaggaggaggacccagatattaaaaagataaaaaag GTACAGAGCTTCATGCGAGGCTGGCTGTGCCGGAGGAAGTGGAAGATCATCGTGCAGGACTACATCTGCTCCCCGCACGCCGAGAgcatgaggaagaggaaccaGATCGTCTTCAACATGGTGGAAGCGGAGACGGAATACGTCCACCAGCTCTCCATCCTGGTCAACTGTTTCCTCAGGCCGCTGCGCATGGCAGCCAGCTCCAAGAAACCTCCCATCAGCCACGATGACGTCAGCAGCATCTTCCTCAACAG tgaGACCATCATGTTCTTGCATGAGATCTTCCATCAGGGCCTCAACGCTCGCATCGCCAACTGGCCCACACTAGTTCTTG CGGACCTCTTTGACATCCTGCTGCCCATGCTGAACATCTACCAGGAGTTTGTCCGTAACCACCAATACAGTCTGCAGGTTCTGGCAAACTGCAAACAGAACCGAGACTTTGACAAGCTGCTCAAACAGTATGAATCCAACGCTGCCTGTGAGGGTCGCATGCTGGAGACGTTCCTCACTTACCCCATGTTCCAg TTTTTTCAATTTCAGATTCCCCGATATATCATCACCCTCCATGAGCTGCTGGCCCACACGCCTCACGAGCACGTGGAACGTAAAAGTTTGGAATTTGCCAAATccaagctggaggagctgtctAA GATGATGCACGACGAGGTGAGCGACACGGAGAACATCCGGAAGAACCTGGCCATAGAGAGGACCATCGTGGAGGGCTGTGACATCCTGTTAGACACGAGTCAGACCTTCGTCAGACAAG GCTCCCTGATCCAGCTGCCGTCCAGCAGCGAGCGTGGCGTTCTCAGCAAGGTCCGCCTGGGCTCCCTCTCTCTCAGGAAAGAGGGGGAGCGGCAGTGTTTTCTCTTTACCAAACACTTCCTCATCTGTACTCGAACATCTGGGGGCAAGCTTCACTTACTCAAG CAAGGAGGAACGCTGTCTCTGATTGAATGCACGCTGATTGAAGAGCTGGACGCCAGCGATGAGGACT ACAACGCCGCGGGTCAAGGCTTCAGCCACCTGGAGTTCAAGATCGTGGTGGAGCCCCCTGATGGTCAGGCCTTCTCCGTTGTCCTTCTGGCTCCATCCCGTCAAGAAAAGGCGGCGTGGACGAGCGACATCAGCCAG TGCATCGATAATATCCGATGTAACGGCCTAATGACCAGCGTGTTCGAGGAGAATTCCAAAGTTTCTGTGCCGCACATGATCAA GTCCGATGCCAGGCTGCACAAAGACGACGTTGACATCTGCTTCAGCAAGACGCTCAACTCCTGCAAGGTGCCGCAGATCCGGTACGCAAGCGTGGAGCGCCTGCTGGAGCGCCTGACCGACCTGCGCTTCCTCTCCATCGACTTCCTCAACACCTTCCTCCACACGTACAGGATCTTCACCACGGCCGCCGTGGTCATCGACAAGCTGACCGACATCTACAAGAAACCGTTCACCTCCATCCCCGTCAG GGTCGAGCAGCATTCATGTGATCGTCTGTCCATCACATCCCTCTGTCCCGACTACAGTCTGAAGATCACGCAGCTTGCTGTGGACCAGTccaa GTCCCTGGAACTCTTCTTCGCCACCAACCAGAGCTCATGGGGGACGGACCCGCTGAACAACAAATCCCCGAGACTTTGCCGCaagttttcctctcctccccccctctccatccCCTCCCGCACCTCCTCTCCCGTGCACTGCCGCAAGCTCTCGCTCAGTTCCCCGATTGGCGGAAAAGCAGGAGCCCTGGACCTGTCCACCACTCCTTCCTCCTCGGCGGCCAACTCCCCGACCTCCAGCCACagtccctccatctcctcccctcccccaggcTCCACCCGGCCTCcctctgccctctcctctcctcctcccaccgcCACACGCTCTCCCAGCCTCCCACAGGCCTCTGGAGGATCCTCGCTAACCCCCATCTGCACCAAAGCCCCGCTGGACCTGAGCCGCGGTCCCAGCTCCCCAGAGCTGAGCCCAGCTGCAGGGGAGGACGTCAGCGGGGAGCTGCCTCGCCTCGACGCCTTCTGTGGGAAGCTGAGGCGCAGCATCCGCAGGG CTGTCCTGGAAACGGTGTCGCTGGACAAGTTTATTCCCGAATCGCCATCGGCCAGCAGCGAGCCGGGTGACATGTCTCCCTGCCGTTCACCGTCAACACCCAGACATCTGCGctacaggcaggcaggag TCACATCAGGGGAGAATCCTCGCTGTACCATGTCGCCAGCGTCCGCATTTGCCATCGCCACCGCCGCAGCCGGACACAGCAGCTCCCAGG GGTTTAGTAATTCTGAGAGAACGTGTGACAAAGAATTCATCATCAGGAGAGCTGCGACCAACAGAGTTCTCAATGTGCTGCGACACTGGGTTTCTAAGCATTCTCAG GACTTTGAGACCAACGGTGAGCTGAAGTTGGGGGTGATTGGCCTCCTGGAGGAGGTTCTGCGAGACCCGGATCTGCTGCCCCAGGAGAGGaaagcaacaacaaacataCTAAG TGCCCTTTCACAAGAGGAACAAGACGATGCTCAGCTGAAGATTGAAGACATATTACAGATG AAAAGCTCCCCTCTGCTGCACTTCATTGTG ACGGAGAGCCCGAAGGCCGAGTGTTTCGAGTCTCTCTCGGCCATGGAGTTGGCAGAACAGATCACACTGCTGGATCACATCGTGTTCAGGAGTATTCCCTACGA ggagTTCCTCGGTCAGGGCTGGATGAAGGTGGATAAGTCAGAACGCACGCCGTATATCATGAAAACCAGCCAGCACTTCAATGAT ATGAGTAATCTGGTGGCCTCTCAGATTATGACCCACACCGACGTCGGCTCCAGGGCCGGCTCCATAGAGAAGTGGCTGGCCGTGGCCGACATCTGCCGCTGCCTCAACAATTACAACGGCGTGCTGGAGATCACCTCCGCCCTCAACCGCAGCGCCATCTACAGGCTGAAGAAGACCTGGGCCAAAGTCTGCAAACAG ACAAAAGCGCTCAtggacaggctgcagaagaCCGTGTCCTCAGAGGGGAGGTTCAAGAACCTCAGAGAGACGCTGAAAAA CTGCAACCCGCCGTGTGTTCCATACCTGGGGATGTACCTGACCGACCTGGCGTTCATCGAGGAGGGGACGCCAAACTTCACTGAGGAGGGTCTGGTTAATTTCTCCAAGATGAGAATG atTTGTCACATTATCCGGGAGATCCGACAGTTCCAGCAGGCGCCGTACAGGATAGAGCACCAACCCAAG GTGactcagttcctcctggataaGACGCTAGTGATGGATGAAGACACCCTCTATGAGCTCTCGCTGAAGATCGAACCCAGAGTTCCGCCCGGTTAA
- the rasgrf2a gene encoding ras-specific guanine nucleotide-releasing factor 2 isoform X3, giving the protein MQKGVRYNEGHALYLSVVARKEGTKRGALSKKTTENGRWADKYFALYQNVLFYFENDQSTRPSGIYLLEGCTCERAPAPKVSALSKEPMEKQQHYFLIIFGHDGQKPLELRTEEEADCNEWVEYIQQASYSDIIIEREILMQKYIHLVQIMETEKVAANQLRTQLEDQETEIERLKAEIVVLNKTKERLQPYQGNQEEEDPDIKKIKKVQSFMRGWLCRRKWKIIVQDYICSPHAESMRKRNQIVFNMVEAETEYVHQLSILVNCFLRPLRMAASSKKPPISHDDVSSIFLNSETIMFLHEIFHQGLNARIANWPTLVLADLFDILLPMLNIYQEFVRNHQYSLQVLANCKQNRDFDKLLKQYESNAACEGRMLETFLTYPMFQFFQFQIPRYIITLHELLAHTPHEHVERKSLEFAKSKLEELSKMMHDEVSDTENIRKNLAIERTIVEGCDILLDTSQTFVRQGSLIQLPSSSERGVLSKVRLGSLSLRKEGERQCFLFTKHFLICTRTSGGKLHLLKQGGTLSLIECTLIEELDASDEDYNAAGQGFSHLEFKIVVEPPDGQAFSVVLLAPSRQEKAAWTSDISQCIDNIRCNGLMTSVFEENSKVSVPHMIKSDARLHKDDVDICFSKTLNSCKVPQIRYASVERLLERLTDLRFLSIDFLNTFLHTYRIFTTAAVVIDKLTDIYKKPFTSIPVRSLELFFATNQSSWGTDPLNNKSPRLCRKFSSPPPLSIPSRTSSPVHCRKLSLSSPIGGKAGALDLSTTPSSSAANSPTSSHSPSISSPPPGSTRPPSALSSPPPTATRSPSLPQASGGSSLTPICTKAPLDLSRGPSSPELSPAAGEDVSGELPRLDAFCGKLRRSIRRAVLETVSLDKFIPESPSASSEPGDMSPCRSPSTPRHLRYRQAGVTSGENPRCTMSPASAFAIATAAAGHSSSQGFSNSERTCDKEFIIRRAATNRVLNVLRHWVSKHSQDFETNGELKLGVIGLLEEVLRDPDLLPQERKATTNILSALSQEEQDDAQLKIEDILQMKSSPLLHFIVTESPKAECFESLSAMELAEQITLLDHIVFRSIPYEEFLGQGWMKVDKSERTPYIMKTSQHFNDMSNLVASQIMTHTDVGSRAGSIEKWLAVADICRCLNNYNGVLEITSALNRSAIYRLKKTWAKVCKQTKALMDRLQKTVSSEGRFKNLRETLKNCNPPCVPYLGMYLTDLAFIEEGTPNFTEEGLVNFSKMRMICHIIREIRQFQQAPYRIEHQPKVTQFLLDKTLVMDEDTLYELSLKIEPRVPPG; this is encoded by the exons ATGCAGAAGGGGGTTCGATACAATGAGGGCCACGCTCTGTATCTGTCGGTGGTTGCGCGTAAAGAGGGCACGAAGCGCGGCGCCCTGAGTAAGAAGACCACCGAGAACGGCCGCTGGGCCGACAAGTACTTCGCCCTCTACCAGAACGTGCTCTTTTATTTCGAGAACGACCAGAGCACGAGACCCTCCGGGATTTACCTGCTCGAGGGATGCACGTGCGAGCGGGCACCGGCGCCCAAAGTCTCCGCCCTCAGCAAGGAGCCAatggagaagcagcag CACTACTTCCTGATCATTTTTGGCCACGATGGACAGAAACCTCTGGAGCTGCgcacagaggaagaggcagacTGCAACGAGTGGGTGGAATACATCCAGCAGGCcag TTACTCCGACATCATCATCGAGCGTGAGATCCTCATGCAGAAGTACATCCACCTGGTCCAGATCATGGAGACAGAGAAGGTGGCAGCCAATCAGCTTCGAACCCAACTGGAAGACCAGGAAACTGAGATCGAGAGACTCAAAGCTGAA ATTGTGGTGTTGAACAAAACTAAGGAGAGGTTGCAGCCGTACCAGGgcaaccaggaggaggaggacccagatattaaaaagataaaaaag GTACAGAGCTTCATGCGAGGCTGGCTGTGCCGGAGGAAGTGGAAGATCATCGTGCAGGACTACATCTGCTCCCCGCACGCCGAGAgcatgaggaagaggaaccaGATCGTCTTCAACATGGTGGAAGCGGAGACGGAATACGTCCACCAGCTCTCCATCCTGGTCAACTGTTTCCTCAGGCCGCTGCGCATGGCAGCCAGCTCCAAGAAACCTCCCATCAGCCACGATGACGTCAGCAGCATCTTCCTCAACAG tgaGACCATCATGTTCTTGCATGAGATCTTCCATCAGGGCCTCAACGCTCGCATCGCCAACTGGCCCACACTAGTTCTTG CGGACCTCTTTGACATCCTGCTGCCCATGCTGAACATCTACCAGGAGTTTGTCCGTAACCACCAATACAGTCTGCAGGTTCTGGCAAACTGCAAACAGAACCGAGACTTTGACAAGCTGCTCAAACAGTATGAATCCAACGCTGCCTGTGAGGGTCGCATGCTGGAGACGTTCCTCACTTACCCCATGTTCCAg TTTTTTCAATTTCAGATTCCCCGATATATCATCACCCTCCATGAGCTGCTGGCCCACACGCCTCACGAGCACGTGGAACGTAAAAGTTTGGAATTTGCCAAATccaagctggaggagctgtctAA GATGATGCACGACGAGGTGAGCGACACGGAGAACATCCGGAAGAACCTGGCCATAGAGAGGACCATCGTGGAGGGCTGTGACATCCTGTTAGACACGAGTCAGACCTTCGTCAGACAAG GCTCCCTGATCCAGCTGCCGTCCAGCAGCGAGCGTGGCGTTCTCAGCAAGGTCCGCCTGGGCTCCCTCTCTCTCAGGAAAGAGGGGGAGCGGCAGTGTTTTCTCTTTACCAAACACTTCCTCATCTGTACTCGAACATCTGGGGGCAAGCTTCACTTACTCAAG CAAGGAGGAACGCTGTCTCTGATTGAATGCACGCTGATTGAAGAGCTGGACGCCAGCGATGAGGACT ACAACGCCGCGGGTCAAGGCTTCAGCCACCTGGAGTTCAAGATCGTGGTGGAGCCCCCTGATGGTCAGGCCTTCTCCGTTGTCCTTCTGGCTCCATCCCGTCAAGAAAAGGCGGCGTGGACGAGCGACATCAGCCAG TGCATCGATAATATCCGATGTAACGGCCTAATGACCAGCGTGTTCGAGGAGAATTCCAAAGTTTCTGTGCCGCACATGATCAA GTCCGATGCCAGGCTGCACAAAGACGACGTTGACATCTGCTTCAGCAAGACGCTCAACTCCTGCAAGGTGCCGCAGATCCGGTACGCAAGCGTGGAGCGCCTGCTGGAGCGCCTGACCGACCTGCGCTTCCTCTCCATCGACTTCCTCAACACCTTCCTCCACACGTACAGGATCTTCACCACGGCCGCCGTGGTCATCGACAAGCTGACCGACATCTACAAGAAACCGTTCACCTCCATCCCCGTCAG GTCCCTGGAACTCTTCTTCGCCACCAACCAGAGCTCATGGGGGACGGACCCGCTGAACAACAAATCCCCGAGACTTTGCCGCaagttttcctctcctccccccctctccatccCCTCCCGCACCTCCTCTCCCGTGCACTGCCGCAAGCTCTCGCTCAGTTCCCCGATTGGCGGAAAAGCAGGAGCCCTGGACCTGTCCACCACTCCTTCCTCCTCGGCGGCCAACTCCCCGACCTCCAGCCACagtccctccatctcctcccctcccccaggcTCCACCCGGCCTCcctctgccctctcctctcctcctcccaccgcCACACGCTCTCCCAGCCTCCCACAGGCCTCTGGAGGATCCTCGCTAACCCCCATCTGCACCAAAGCCCCGCTGGACCTGAGCCGCGGTCCCAGCTCCCCAGAGCTGAGCCCAGCTGCAGGGGAGGACGTCAGCGGGGAGCTGCCTCGCCTCGACGCCTTCTGTGGGAAGCTGAGGCGCAGCATCCGCAGGG CTGTCCTGGAAACGGTGTCGCTGGACAAGTTTATTCCCGAATCGCCATCGGCCAGCAGCGAGCCGGGTGACATGTCTCCCTGCCGTTCACCGTCAACACCCAGACATCTGCGctacaggcaggcaggag TCACATCAGGGGAGAATCCTCGCTGTACCATGTCGCCAGCGTCCGCATTTGCCATCGCCACCGCCGCAGCCGGACACAGCAGCTCCCAGG GGTTTAGTAATTCTGAGAGAACGTGTGACAAAGAATTCATCATCAGGAGAGCTGCGACCAACAGAGTTCTCAATGTGCTGCGACACTGGGTTTCTAAGCATTCTCAG GACTTTGAGACCAACGGTGAGCTGAAGTTGGGGGTGATTGGCCTCCTGGAGGAGGTTCTGCGAGACCCGGATCTGCTGCCCCAGGAGAGGaaagcaacaacaaacataCTAAG TGCCCTTTCACAAGAGGAACAAGACGATGCTCAGCTGAAGATTGAAGACATATTACAGATG AAAAGCTCCCCTCTGCTGCACTTCATTGTG ACGGAGAGCCCGAAGGCCGAGTGTTTCGAGTCTCTCTCGGCCATGGAGTTGGCAGAACAGATCACACTGCTGGATCACATCGTGTTCAGGAGTATTCCCTACGA ggagTTCCTCGGTCAGGGCTGGATGAAGGTGGATAAGTCAGAACGCACGCCGTATATCATGAAAACCAGCCAGCACTTCAATGAT ATGAGTAATCTGGTGGCCTCTCAGATTATGACCCACACCGACGTCGGCTCCAGGGCCGGCTCCATAGAGAAGTGGCTGGCCGTGGCCGACATCTGCCGCTGCCTCAACAATTACAACGGCGTGCTGGAGATCACCTCCGCCCTCAACCGCAGCGCCATCTACAGGCTGAAGAAGACCTGGGCCAAAGTCTGCAAACAG ACAAAAGCGCTCAtggacaggctgcagaagaCCGTGTCCTCAGAGGGGAGGTTCAAGAACCTCAGAGAGACGCTGAAAAA CTGCAACCCGCCGTGTGTTCCATACCTGGGGATGTACCTGACCGACCTGGCGTTCATCGAGGAGGGGACGCCAAACTTCACTGAGGAGGGTCTGGTTAATTTCTCCAAGATGAGAATG atTTGTCACATTATCCGGGAGATCCGACAGTTCCAGCAGGCGCCGTACAGGATAGAGCACCAACCCAAG GTGactcagttcctcctggataaGACGCTAGTGATGGATGAAGACACCCTCTATGAGCTCTCGCTGAAGATCGAACCCAGAGTTCCGCCCGGTTAA